Proteins co-encoded in one Arachis hypogaea cultivar Tifrunner chromosome 13, arahy.Tifrunner.gnm2.J5K5, whole genome shotgun sequence genomic window:
- the LOC112792443 gene encoding uncharacterized protein, whose product MPLSSTAIGALLGLGTQMYSNALRKLPYMRHPWEHVLGMGLGVLFVDQLFKWEAKVEQDLDKMLEKAKAANERRYIDADDD is encoded by the exons atgcCGCTAAGCTCGACGGCGATCGGAGCCCTATTGGGTTTGGGCACTCAGATGTACTCCAATGCCCTCCGCAAACTCCCTTACATGCGCC atcCATGGGAGCACGTGTTGGGAATGGGGCTGGGCGTTTTGTTTGTAGATCAGCTCTTCAAGTGGGAGGCCAAGGTCGAACAAGACCTCGATAAGATGCTCGAGAAGGCCAAGGCCGCTAACGAAAGACGTTATATTG